One Miscanthus floridulus cultivar M001 chromosome 11, ASM1932011v1, whole genome shotgun sequence DNA window includes the following coding sequences:
- the LOC136493853 gene encoding ubiquitin C-terminal hydrolase 22-like, giving the protein MSTPSAPPPCPHLAAHRLSSRPLRFLRRCLRVRPLGRPEIRRDPRELPRCSPCAAAAPSPTSRLYACLSCAAVFCPSHAASHASASAGPGHQIAVDVDRAELFCAACGDQVYDPDFDHAVFLAQSSSLLPSTSASPSPSAALRKRRRVDYRAWAPDPAEFALMSSADPTTSASAAAPAGLRGLNNLGNTCFMNSVLQALLHAPPLRNYFLGDRHNRFLCPRRTPVRHRATDADAARVACLACDLDEIYSAAFSGERMPYSPAKFLYSWWQHASNLASYEQQDAHEFFISILDHIHENIKDDQQKSHAQGHGDCCIAHRVFSGILRSDVTCTSCGFTSTTFEPCMDISLDMDTGDNSSFGVANTKPHVRNGERGLAGVNSKVSTLMRCLERFTRSERLDAEQKFFCEHCNERQESLKQMSIRRLPLVSCFHIKRFEHSSVKKVSRKVDHCLQFPFSLDMAPYLSSSILRSRYGNRIFPAEASDADAVSELSSEFEIFAVITHSGKLEAGHYVTYLRLNNHWYKCDDAWVTRVEEHTVRTSQAYMLFYVQKTLYYKACERAATV; this is encoded by the exons ATGTCCACCCCGTCGGCACCACCGCCCTGCCCGCACCTCGCCGCGCACCGCCTGTCCTCGCGCCCGCTGCGCTTCCTCCGCCGCTGCCTGCGCGTGCGCCCGCTCGGCCGCCCCGAGATCCGGCGGGACCCGCGCGAGCTGCCGCGCTGCTCGCCCTGCGCCGCCGCGGCCCCGTCCCCGACCTCCCGCCTCTACGCCTGCCTCTCCTGCGCCGCCGTCTTCTGCCCCTCCCACGCCGCCTCGCACGCCTCCGCCTCTGCGGGGCCCGGCCACCAGATCGCCGTCGACGTTGACCGCGCCGAGCTCTTCTGCGCCGCCTGCGGGGACCAGGTCTACGATCCCGACTTCGACCACGCCGTCTTCCTCGCCCAGTCCTCCTCGCTCCTCCCCTCAACCTCCGCCTCCCCGTCCCCGTCCGCGGCGCTCCGCAAGCGCCGGCGCGTGGATTACCGCGCGTGGGCGCCAGATCCGGCCGAGTTCGCGCTCATGAGCTCCGCGGACCCCACCAcatccgcctccgccgccgcgccgGCGGGGCTGCGGGGGCTCAACAACCTCGGCAACACCTGCTTCATGAACTCCGTGCTCCAGGCGCTCCTCCACGCGCCCCCGCTCCGGAACTACTTCCTCGGCGATCGCCACAACCGGTTCCTCTGCCCGCGCCGCACGCCCGTCAGGCACCGCGCCACGGACGCCGACGCCGCCAGGGTCGCTTGCCTCGCGTGTGACCTCGACGAGATCTACTCCGCGGCCTTCTCTGGGGAGCGCATGCCGTACAGCCCCGCCAAGTTTCTATATAG TTGGTGGCAGCATGCATCAAACCTCGCAAGCTACGAGCAACAGGATGCTCATGAATTCTTTATTTCCATCCTTGACCATATCCATGAAAATATAAAGGATGATCAACAAAAGTCACATGCCCAAG GCCATGGGGACTGTTGCATCGCCCACAGAGTGTTTTCTGGTATCCTGAGGTCAGATGTCACATGCACAAGCTGTGGGTTCACATCCACAACTTTTGAGCCCTGTATGGACATTTCCTTGGACATGGATACTGGAGATAACAGTTCTTTTGGTGTTGCAAACACAAAGCCGCATGTGCGCAATGGGGAACGGGGCTTGGCTGGCGTGAATTCCAAGGTATCAACACTAATGAGGTGTTTGGAGCGGTTTACAAGGTCAGAGAGACTTGATGCTGAGCAAAAGTTCTTCTGTGAACACTGCAACGAGAGGCAAGAGTCCCTGAAGCAAATGTCCATTCGCAGGCTTCCATTAGTTTCCTGCTTTCACATAAAGAGATTTGAGCATTCATCAGtcaaaaaggtgtcaaggaaaGTTGATCACTGTTTGCAGTTTCCCTTTTCCCTTGACATGGCACCTTACTTGTCATCATCTATTCTCAGAAGTAGATATGGTAACCGCATATTTCCTGCAGAAGCTAGTGATGCAGATGCAGTTTCAGAATTGTCATCAGAATTCGAAATATTTGCAGTGATCACACATAGTGGTAAGCTAGAAGCTGGCCATTATGTGACATATCTGAGGTTAAACAATCATTGGTACAAATGTGATGATGCCTGGGTAACCAGAGTTGAGGAGCATACTGTCAGGACTTCTCAGGCATACATGCTCTTCTATGTGCAGAAGACGCTTTACTACAAAGCTTGTGAAAGAGCAGCCACAGTCTGA
- the LOC136492432 gene encoding UPF0481 protein At3g47200-like: MDLLQYGNQLNRWKRAAQYLEAGIRFKRREYDKFDPHSLLDIGFSNGEMEIPCLVIDEHAGSIFRNLIAFEQTCPQFGDNFTAYIVFLSQLISMPEDVALLAQRKIIVHHLDTDDKLSDLLTLLSRDVVFDFSGNYYLKSLCQTMEDHYQSRINRWMAWLWLNHFSNPCLAAGAVATVIVLVCTIVQTVYGILAYVNPPE; this comes from the coding sequence ATGGATCTGCTTCAATATGGAAATCAACTTAATCGCTGGAAACGAGCTGCACAATATCTAGAAGCTGGAATCAGATTTAAGAGACGGGAATATGATAAATTCGACCCTCATTCTCTGCTGGACATTGGATTTTCCAATGGTGAAATGGAGATCCCATGCCTTGTTATTGATGAACATGCAGGAAGTATTTTCAGGAACCTCATTGCATTTGAACAAACCTGTCCTCAGTTTGGGGATAACTTCACTGCTTATATTGTTTTCTTGTCTCAGCTTATAAGTATGCCAGAAGATGTTGCACTGCTTGCTCAAAGAAAAATCATTGTGCACCACCTTGATACTGACGATAAATTGTCTGATCTCCTCACTTTGCTCAGTAGAGATGTGGTCTTCGATTTCAGTGGTAACTATTATTTGAAATCTCTGTGCCAGACTATGGAAGATCACTATCAGAGCCGCATCAACAGGTGGATGGCATGGCTGTGGCTGAATCACTTCAGCAACCCATGCTTGGCTGCAGGTGCAGTTGCGACAGTCATCGTCCTCGTCTGCACAATTGTGCAAACCGTTTATGGTATTCTGGCGTATGTTAATCCGCCAGAGTAG
- the LOC136493855 gene encoding glycerol kinase-like translates to MAGEGEEVYVAAIDQGTTSTRFIVYDRHAKPVASHQLEFKQHYPEAGWVEHDPMEIIETVKVCMKEAVGKAKDGKYSVVAGLKAIGITNQRETTVMWNKSTGRPLYNAIVWMDARTSPVCRRLESELSGGRTHFVETCGLPISTYFSALKLLWLMENVDAVKDAVKTGDALFGTIDTWLIWNLTGGVAGGQHVTDCSNASRTMLMNLKTLDWDKPTLDVLGVPLEILPTIISNSEKIGVVAKEFPFAGVPISGCLGDQHAAMLGQLCQKGEAKSTYGTGAFILLNTGEEPTQSSHGLLSTIAYKLGPTAPTNYALEGSIAIAGAAVQWLRDSLGIIQSAAEIEKLAETVPDSGGVYFVPAFNGLFAPWWRDDARGICIGITRFTNKGHIARSVLESMCFQVNDVLSSMHKDAGEAGEVKSAEGEFLLRVDGGATVNNLLMQIQADLLGSPVVRPADIETTALGAAYAAGLAAGVWTKEQVFAGLHKENTTAFRPKLDEAHRKKRADSWYKAVSRSFDLADLSL, encoded by the exons ATGGCGGGGGAAGGGGAGGAGGTGTACGTGGCGGCCATCGACCAGGGCACCACAAGCACCAGGTTCATCGTCTACGACCGCCACGCTAAGCCCGTCGCCTCGCACCAGCTCGAGTTCAAGCAGCACTACCCGGAGGCAGG GTGGGTTGAGCATGATCCTATGGAGATTATAGAGACTGTTAAGGTGTGTATGAAAGAGGCAGTTGGCAAAGCCAAAGATGGTAAATACAGTGTGGTTGCTGGTTTGAAGGCCATTGGGATCACAAATCAGAGGGAAACCACTGTTATGTGGAATAAATCCACTGGCCGCCCACTGTATAATGCCATTGTGTGGATGGATGCTCGCACAAGCCCTGTTTGCAG GAGACTGGAAAGTGAGCTATCAGGCGGTAGAACCCACTTCGTGGAGACATGTGGGCTGCCAATCAGTACCTATTTCAGTGCTCTGAAATTATTATGGTTGATGGAAAATGTGGATGCTGTCAAGGATGCAGTCAAGACTGGTGACGCCTTATTTGGCACAATTGACACCTGGTTGATTTGGAACCTTACAGGAGGTGTTGCTGGTGGGCAGCATGTCACGGACTGCTCAAATGCATCTCGTACAATGCTTATGAATCTAAAGACACTTGACTGGGATAAGCCAACACTTGATGTGTTAGGAGTTCCTCTTGAGATTTTGCCAACGATTATCAGTAATTCAGAGAAAATTGGTGTGGTCGCCAAAGAGTTCCCCTTTGCAGGCGTCCCCATCTCAGGGTGTCTTGGAGATCAGCATGCTGCTATGCTTGGGCAGCTGTGCCAGAAGGGTGAAGCGAAAAGCACCTATGGAACTGGTGCCTTCATCCTTCTTAACACAGGGGAAGAGCCTACCCAATCCTCCCATGGTCTTCTTAGCACCATTGCTTACAAGCTTGGCCCAACTGCACCCACTAACTATGCTCTTGAAGGGTCCATTGCAATTGCAGGCGCAGCAGTTCAGTGGCTGAGGGACAGCCTTGGAATCATTCAGTCAGCAGCTGAAATTGAAAAGTTGGCTGAAACAGTGCCGGATTCAGGTGGTGTGTACTTTGTGCCAGCATTTAATGGGTTGTTTGCACCATGGTGGAGGGATGATGCAAGGGGGATCTGCATTGGGATCACAAGGTTCACAAATAAGGGGCACATTGCTCGATCAGTGCTTGAGAGTATGTGCTTTCAGGTGAATGATGTTCTCAGCTCCATGCACAAGGATGCTGGAGAGGCAGGAGAAGTAAAGAGTGCAGAAGGAGAGTTTTTGTTGCGTGTTGATGGTGGTGCTACTGTTAATAATCTTCTAATGCAGATCCAG GCTGATTTATTAGGCAGCCCTGTTGTCAGACCCGCTGACATAGAGACCACAGCCCTTGGAGCTGCATATGCTGCTGGGTTAGCTGCAGGAGTCTGGACTAAGGAGCAGGTATTTGCAGGTTTGCATAAGGAGAACACGACAGCCTTCCGCCCAAAACTGGatgaggcgcacaggaagaagaGAGCAGATTCGTGGTACAAGGCGGTTTCAAGATCATTCGATTTGGCTGATCTTTCTCTGTAA